One Peterkaempfera bronchialis DNA window includes the following coding sequences:
- a CDS encoding multidrug resistance efflux transporter family protein, with protein MAVGAAIRGPMLLGVAAAACFASTFVLNRWMSVAGGSWLWSACLRFLLMVAPMTALVWVRGGLPGVAASLRARPGVWLLWSTVGFGLFYAPVTWAGDAGAGWLVASTWQLTIVAGIVIGALGGGGLPRRTLAASLLIVAGVALAQVQHAEGTGWRTALRVVLPVLVAAVAYPLGNRRLLGLDGLDGAQRTLAMTVGSLPLWLAMAAVAGATAGPPPMSQLLRCLAVALLSGVVATTLFFRATDRVRGDSAALGAVEATQAAEVPFTLLGEALLVGVAAPDGAGWAGLGLVVTGLCFHALRPPRHAAG; from the coding sequence GTGGCGGTCGGTGCGGCGATACGGGGGCCGATGCTGCTGGGGGTGGCGGCGGCGGCCTGCTTCGCCTCCACCTTTGTGCTCAACCGCTGGATGAGCGTGGCCGGCGGGTCGTGGCTGTGGAGCGCCTGCCTGCGGTTTCTGCTCATGGTGGCGCCGATGACGGCGCTGGTGTGGGTGCGCGGCGGGCTGCCGGGGGTGGCGGCGAGCCTGCGGGCCCGCCCGGGGGTCTGGCTGCTCTGGTCGACGGTGGGGTTCGGCCTCTTCTACGCACCGGTGACCTGGGCCGGCGACGCGGGCGCGGGCTGGCTGGTCGCCTCCACCTGGCAGCTGACCATCGTGGCGGGCATCGTGATCGGCGCGCTGGGCGGCGGCGGGCTGCCGCGCCGTACGCTCGCCGCCTCGCTGCTGATCGTGGCGGGGGTGGCCCTCGCCCAGGTGCAGCACGCCGAGGGGACCGGGTGGCGCACCGCGCTGCGGGTGGTGCTGCCGGTGCTGGTGGCGGCGGTCGCCTATCCGCTGGGCAACCGGCGGCTGCTGGGTCTGGACGGGCTGGACGGTGCGCAGCGGACCTTGGCGATGACGGTGGGCTCGCTGCCGCTCTGGCTGGCCATGGCGGCGGTGGCGGGGGCGACGGCCGGGCCGCCGCCCATGTCGCAGCTGCTGCGCTGTCTGGCCGTGGCGCTGCTGTCGGGGGTGGTGGCGACCACGCTCTTCTTCCGCGCCACCGACCGGGTGCGGGGGGACTCCGCCGCGCTGGGGGCCGTGGAGGCCACCCAGGCGGCGGAGGTCCCGTTCACGCTGCTCGGCGAGGCGCTGCTGGTGGGCGTGGCCGCGCCGGATGGGGCGGGCTGGGCGGGGCTCGGCCTGGTGGTCACCGGGCTCTGCTTCCATGCGCTGCGCCCGCCCCGCCACGCGGCCGGATGA